One Trichomycterus rosablanca isolate fTriRos1 chromosome 10, fTriRos1.hap1, whole genome shotgun sequence DNA window includes the following coding sequences:
- the tbc1d12b gene encoding TBC1 domain family member 12 isoform X2 has translation MVASADKGRLTPSAANATKHSREMEEADPQEANSPSREESGRGRAVPKYANPDGAPAPAKLPNGHLTWEALANGELPPDAATSGSGHGSPAPSPDGASGPEDGGHRGDPAFVDVSLGSRNTFELSRRQSAPDDVGEAAEPDAGQKRHGISDIFSRGLFSRKQKESPSAPGWKLFGKVPLKESPQKDSRTIQQEYEAKRGPHSPPAQLSHGRRKNLVFEPLSTTALILEDRPANLPAKPEEEAQRHRQEYDEMVAEAKRRELKEAQKKKQQMKERFRQEDSIANAMVVWNTEILPNWDSMRGTRRVKDLWWQGLPPNVRGRVWSLAIGNELNITPELYEIFLSRAKERWRSFKETGSEAEAEDSGASLADRESSLDLIKLDISRTFPSLFIFQKGGPYHDLLHSVLGAYTCYRPDVGYVQGMSFIAAVLILNLEEADAFIAFANLLNKPCQMAFFRVDHDLMLKYFAAFEVFFEENLPRLFSHFKSANLTPDLYLIDWIFTLYSKSLPLDVACRVWDVFCRDGEEFLFRTALGILRLYEDVLLHMDFIHMAQFLTRLPEHVPPERLFSTIHTTHMSSGNRKWNQVFSALMKDRESEKCGSPILKSS, from the exons ATGGTGGCGTCGGCCGATAAAGGCAGGCTAACACCGTCGGCCGCTAATGCTACGAAACACTCAAGGGAAATGGAAGAAGCAGACCCTCAGGAGGCTAACTCCCCGAGTCGCGAGGAGAGCGGGCGGGGCCGCGCCGTACCGAAGTACGCTAATCCGGACGGAGCGCCGGCGCCCGCCAAGCTTCCCAACGGTCACCTGACCTGGGAAGCGCTGGCCAACGGCGAACTGCCGCCGGACGCCGCGACGTCCGGGTCGGGTCACGGGTCGCCGGCGCCGAGCCCGGACGGGGCATCCGGTCCCGAGGACGGCGGTCACCGTGGCGACCCGGCGTTCGTGGACGTGAGTCTGGGGTCGAGGAACACGTTCGAGCTGAGCCGGCGGCAGAGCGCCCCCGACGACGTGGGCGAGGCCGCCGAGCCGGACGCCGGGCAGAAGAGACACGGCATCTCCGACATCTTCAGCAG GGGTTTGTTCTCCAGGAAGCAGAAGGAATCTCCCAGCGCGCCGGGCTGGAAGCTGTTCGGTAAAGTCCCGCTGAAGGAAAGTCCTCAGAAAGACTCCAGGACCATCCAGCAG GAGTACGAAGCCAAGCGAGGACCCCACAGCCCACCGGCCCAGCTCAGTCACGGCCGACGCAAGAATCTGGTGTTCGAACCCCTGTCCACCACAGCGCTCATTCTAGAGGACCGGCCAGC GAACCTTCCCGCTAAGCCCGAGGAGGAGGCACAGCGCCATCGGCAGGAATACGATGAAATGGTGGCCGAGGCCAAGAGGAGAG AGCTGAAGGAGGCGCAGAAGAAGAAGCAGCAGATGAAGGAGCGCTTCAGACAGGAGGACAGCATCGCCAACGCCATGGTGGTGTGGAACACCGAGATCCTGCCCAACTGGGACAGCAT GCGTGGCACTCGCAGGGTGAAAGATCTGTGGTGGCAGGGCCTCCCGCCCAACGTCCGGGGCCGCGTGTGGAGCCTGGCTATCGGCAACGAGCTCAACATCACGCCAG AGCTGTACGAGATCTTCCTGTCACGAGCCAAGGAGCGCTGGAGGAGCTTTAAAGAGACGGGCAGCGAGGCCGAGGCAGAAG ACAGCGGCGCATCATTAGCCGATCGTGAATCCAGTTTGGATCTCATCAAGCTGGACATCTCCCGCACCTTCCCCTCTCTCTTCATCTTCCAGAAG GGGGGTCCGTACCATGATCTGCTCCACAGCGTGCTCGGAGCGTACACGTGCTACCGGCCCGACGTAGGATAC GTACAGGGCATGTCCTTCATCGCCGCCGTTCTGATCCTCAACCTGGAGGAGGCCGACGCCTTCATCGCCTTCGCCAACCTCCTCAACAAGCCCTGTCAGATGGCGTTCTTCAGGGTGGACCACGACCTG atgctgAAGTACTTTGCTGCGTTTGAGGTGTTTTTCGAGGAGAACCTGCCCAGGTTGTTCAGTCACTTCAAGAGCGCCAACCTCACACCGGACCTCTACCTGATCGACTG gatcttCACCCTGTACAGTAAGTCCCTCCCCCTGGACGTGGCGTGCCGCGTGTGGGACGTGTTCTGCCGGGACGGTGAGGAGTTCCTGTTCCGGACGGCTCTGGGGATCCTGCGCCTGTACGAGGACGTTCTGCTCCACATGGACTTCATCCACATGGCCCAGTTCCTCACGCGCCTCCCCGAGCACGTCCCCCCCGAGCGCCTCTTCAGCACCATCCACACCACCCACATGAGCAGCGGCAACCGCAAGTGGAACCAG GTCTTTAGTGCACTAATGAAGGACAGAGAATCGGAGAAGTGTGGCAGCCCGATCCTGAAAAGCTCCTGA
- the tbc1d12b gene encoding TBC1 domain family member 12 isoform X3, whose translation MVAEAKRRELKEAQKKKQQMKERFRQEDSIANAMVVWNTEILPNWDSMRGTRRVKDLWWQGLPPNVRGRVWSLAIGNELNITPELYEIFLSRAKERWRSFKETGSEAEAEDSGASLADRESSLDLIKLDISRTFPSLFIFQKGGPYHDLLHSVLGAYTCYRPDVGYVQGMSFIAAVLILNLEEADAFIAFANLLNKPCQMAFFRVDHDLMLKYFAAFEVFFEENLPRLFSHFKSANLTPDLYLIDWIFTLYSKSLPLDVACRVWDVFCRDGEEFLFRTALGILRLYEDVLLHMDFIHMAQFLTRLPEHVPPERLFSTIHTTHMSSGNRKWNQVFSALMKDRESEKCGSPILKSS comes from the exons ATGGTGGCCGAGGCCAAGAGGAGAG AGCTGAAGGAGGCGCAGAAGAAGAAGCAGCAGATGAAGGAGCGCTTCAGACAGGAGGACAGCATCGCCAACGCCATGGTGGTGTGGAACACCGAGATCCTGCCCAACTGGGACAGCAT GCGTGGCACTCGCAGGGTGAAAGATCTGTGGTGGCAGGGCCTCCCGCCCAACGTCCGGGGCCGCGTGTGGAGCCTGGCTATCGGCAACGAGCTCAACATCACGCCAG AGCTGTACGAGATCTTCCTGTCACGAGCCAAGGAGCGCTGGAGGAGCTTTAAAGAGACGGGCAGCGAGGCCGAGGCAGAAG ACAGCGGCGCATCATTAGCCGATCGTGAATCCAGTTTGGATCTCATCAAGCTGGACATCTCCCGCACCTTCCCCTCTCTCTTCATCTTCCAGAAG GGGGGTCCGTACCATGATCTGCTCCACAGCGTGCTCGGAGCGTACACGTGCTACCGGCCCGACGTAGGATAC GTACAGGGCATGTCCTTCATCGCCGCCGTTCTGATCCTCAACCTGGAGGAGGCCGACGCCTTCATCGCCTTCGCCAACCTCCTCAACAAGCCCTGTCAGATGGCGTTCTTCAGGGTGGACCACGACCTG atgctgAAGTACTTTGCTGCGTTTGAGGTGTTTTTCGAGGAGAACCTGCCCAGGTTGTTCAGTCACTTCAAGAGCGCCAACCTCACACCGGACCTCTACCTGATCGACTG gatcttCACCCTGTACAGTAAGTCCCTCCCCCTGGACGTGGCGTGCCGCGTGTGGGACGTGTTCTGCCGGGACGGTGAGGAGTTCCTGTTCCGGACGGCTCTGGGGATCCTGCGCCTGTACGAGGACGTTCTGCTCCACATGGACTTCATCCACATGGCCCAGTTCCTCACGCGCCTCCCCGAGCACGTCCCCCCCGAGCGCCTCTTCAGCACCATCCACACCACCCACATGAGCAGCGGCAACCGCAAGTGGAACCAG GTCTTTAGTGCACTAATGAAGGACAGAGAATCGGAGAAGTGTGGCAGCCCGATCCTGAAAAGCTCCTGA
- the tbc1d12b gene encoding TBC1 domain family member 12 isoform X1, whose product MVASADKGRLTPSAANATKHSREMEEADPQEANSPSREESGRGRAVPKYANPDGAPAPAKLPNGHLTWEALANGELPPDAATSGSGHGSPAPSPDGASGPEDGGHRGDPAFVDVSLGSRNTFELSRRQSAPDDVGEAAEPDAGQKRHGISDIFSRGLFSRKQKESPSAPGWKLFGKVPLKESPQKDSRTIQQDGNPGNLTSVSTPDLLSTGEYEAKRGPHSPPAQLSHGRRKNLVFEPLSTTALILEDRPANLPAKPEEEAQRHRQEYDEMVAEAKRRELKEAQKKKQQMKERFRQEDSIANAMVVWNTEILPNWDSMRGTRRVKDLWWQGLPPNVRGRVWSLAIGNELNITPELYEIFLSRAKERWRSFKETGSEAEAEDSGASLADRESSLDLIKLDISRTFPSLFIFQKGGPYHDLLHSVLGAYTCYRPDVGYVQGMSFIAAVLILNLEEADAFIAFANLLNKPCQMAFFRVDHDLMLKYFAAFEVFFEENLPRLFSHFKSANLTPDLYLIDWIFTLYSKSLPLDVACRVWDVFCRDGEEFLFRTALGILRLYEDVLLHMDFIHMAQFLTRLPEHVPPERLFSTIHTTHMSSGNRKWNQVFSALMKDRESEKCGSPILKSS is encoded by the exons ATGGTGGCGTCGGCCGATAAAGGCAGGCTAACACCGTCGGCCGCTAATGCTACGAAACACTCAAGGGAAATGGAAGAAGCAGACCCTCAGGAGGCTAACTCCCCGAGTCGCGAGGAGAGCGGGCGGGGCCGCGCCGTACCGAAGTACGCTAATCCGGACGGAGCGCCGGCGCCCGCCAAGCTTCCCAACGGTCACCTGACCTGGGAAGCGCTGGCCAACGGCGAACTGCCGCCGGACGCCGCGACGTCCGGGTCGGGTCACGGGTCGCCGGCGCCGAGCCCGGACGGGGCATCCGGTCCCGAGGACGGCGGTCACCGTGGCGACCCGGCGTTCGTGGACGTGAGTCTGGGGTCGAGGAACACGTTCGAGCTGAGCCGGCGGCAGAGCGCCCCCGACGACGTGGGCGAGGCCGCCGAGCCGGACGCCGGGCAGAAGAGACACGGCATCTCCGACATCTTCAGCAG GGGTTTGTTCTCCAGGAAGCAGAAGGAATCTCCCAGCGCGCCGGGCTGGAAGCTGTTCGGTAAAGTCCCGCTGAAGGAAAGTCCTCAGAAAGACTCCAGGACCATCCAGCAG GACGGTAACCCGGGCAACCTCACGTCTGTATCGACGCCCGACCTCTTGAGCACAGGG GAGTACGAAGCCAAGCGAGGACCCCACAGCCCACCGGCCCAGCTCAGTCACGGCCGACGCAAGAATCTGGTGTTCGAACCCCTGTCCACCACAGCGCTCATTCTAGAGGACCGGCCAGC GAACCTTCCCGCTAAGCCCGAGGAGGAGGCACAGCGCCATCGGCAGGAATACGATGAAATGGTGGCCGAGGCCAAGAGGAGAG AGCTGAAGGAGGCGCAGAAGAAGAAGCAGCAGATGAAGGAGCGCTTCAGACAGGAGGACAGCATCGCCAACGCCATGGTGGTGTGGAACACCGAGATCCTGCCCAACTGGGACAGCAT GCGTGGCACTCGCAGGGTGAAAGATCTGTGGTGGCAGGGCCTCCCGCCCAACGTCCGGGGCCGCGTGTGGAGCCTGGCTATCGGCAACGAGCTCAACATCACGCCAG AGCTGTACGAGATCTTCCTGTCACGAGCCAAGGAGCGCTGGAGGAGCTTTAAAGAGACGGGCAGCGAGGCCGAGGCAGAAG ACAGCGGCGCATCATTAGCCGATCGTGAATCCAGTTTGGATCTCATCAAGCTGGACATCTCCCGCACCTTCCCCTCTCTCTTCATCTTCCAGAAG GGGGGTCCGTACCATGATCTGCTCCACAGCGTGCTCGGAGCGTACACGTGCTACCGGCCCGACGTAGGATAC GTACAGGGCATGTCCTTCATCGCCGCCGTTCTGATCCTCAACCTGGAGGAGGCCGACGCCTTCATCGCCTTCGCCAACCTCCTCAACAAGCCCTGTCAGATGGCGTTCTTCAGGGTGGACCACGACCTG atgctgAAGTACTTTGCTGCGTTTGAGGTGTTTTTCGAGGAGAACCTGCCCAGGTTGTTCAGTCACTTCAAGAGCGCCAACCTCACACCGGACCTCTACCTGATCGACTG gatcttCACCCTGTACAGTAAGTCCCTCCCCCTGGACGTGGCGTGCCGCGTGTGGGACGTGTTCTGCCGGGACGGTGAGGAGTTCCTGTTCCGGACGGCTCTGGGGATCCTGCGCCTGTACGAGGACGTTCTGCTCCACATGGACTTCATCCACATGGCCCAGTTCCTCACGCGCCTCCCCGAGCACGTCCCCCCCGAGCGCCTCTTCAGCACCATCCACACCACCCACATGAGCAGCGGCAACCGCAAGTGGAACCAG GTCTTTAGTGCACTAATGAAGGACAGAGAATCGGAGAAGTGTGGCAGCCCGATCCTGAAAAGCTCCTGA
- the noc3l gene encoding nucleolar complex protein 3 homolog has translation MGAKQKKKKTPSFRKLLKTSSVKLENKLKNQQFRQQNKAKKQRKEQRKLRQAIGDVSHRTLKPLERYHKKAGEEEDEEEFLESLPTDMMEEDDLEQIRSMAAKRASFITRDLSSCAPVHAKKRKSDQVLEKYEKVPRKMKQQEEEKEVVHLLPIKDKRGLIPQTMEKPVVKKEEEEEEENDEEELKDQDDSEQDADEAPSFLSLSPEEQMKLRSQKLMERKLRIASLGSAVLADPDSNIKKLKELRAMLMETDPCVAVTVRKLVMVSLMEIFKDIVPSYRIRPLTEEEKNTKVKKETQQLREFEEGLVSQYKFFLENLEQTIKDWKQKKLKGSRAVSLASYKGLAEVAIRCMCELLVALSHFNFHNNIIVVVVALMSEPCRKVSEMCCEAVKKLLRQDKLGQASLATVRVISGMVKGRNYNVKPEVMKTLLCLRIKEVEMKRDTEDLTPKQKTMNFQEKKKNLSRMQRKWRKAEEKLQKELLEAEASESKDKKIKLHTETLNMVFLMYFRILKKAQKSALLPCVLEGLAKFAHLINLEFFDDLLSVLHGLITSGDLSYRESLHCILTAFHILSGQGEVLNIDPLNFYTHLYRTLLTLHAGASNEDTSIALQCVDVMLSKRRKQVTLNRALAFVKRLNTLALHVVPDAGVGILAANRALVHTFPKCDILLDNDMQGSGVYLPELDEPEYCHPQSTCLWELHTLKRHYHPMVRKFASHLLVGAPSEGFGALSLELSRRSPVQLFEDYSVKDMTFNPPVAASSSRKKERFTIGDAFLDPGLKQQMDAALGRGDGSPLDFAAHLAPA, from the exons ATGGGAGCG aaacagaagaagaagaagacgcCCAGCTTCCGCAAGCTCCTCAAAACCAGCAGCGTGAAGCTGGAGAACAAGCTAAAGAATCAACAGTTCAGGCAGCAGAACAAAGCAAAGAAACAACGCAAGGAGCAGAGGAAGCTCCGCCAGGCCATCGGCGACGTCTCGCACCGGACGCTGAAACCACTAGAGCGTTACCATAAGAAAGCGG GGGAGGAAGAGGATGAGGAGGAATTCCTGGAGTCGCTGCCCACAGACATGATGGAGGAGGACGACCTGGAGCAGATCAGATCCATGGCGGCTAAAAGGGCGTCCTTCATCACCAGGGACCTGTCCTCCTG CGCTCCAGTTCACGCCAAGAAGCGCAAGTCGGACCAGGTGCTGGAGAAGTACGAGAAGGTTCCCCGAAAAATGAAGCagcaggaggaggagaaggaggtGGTTCATCTGCTCCCCATCAAGGACAAACGAGGGCTCATCCCACAGACCATGGAGAAACCTG TGGTGAagaaagaggaggaggaagaggaggagaacGATGAAGAGGAACTTAAGGATCAAGATGATTCAGAGCAAG ATGCAGATGAAGCTCCCAGCTTCCTGTCGCTGAGCCCTGAGGAGCAGATGAAGCTTCGCTCGCAGAAGCTGATGGAGAGGAAGCTGCGGATCGCCAGCCTGGGGTCAGCCGTCCTGGCCGATCCCGATTCCAAC ATTAAGAAGCTGAAGGAGCTGAGGGCCATGCTGATGGAGACGGACCCCTGCGTGGCCGTCACGGTCCGGAAGCTGGTCATGGTCTCGCTCATGGAGATCTTTAAAGACATCGTGCCCTCATACAGGATCCGCCCGCTGACCGAGGAGGAGAAGAACACCAAG GTGAAGAAAGAGACGCAGCAGTTGCGAGAGTTCGAGGAGGGACTCGTCAGCCAGTATAAATTCTTCCTGGAGAATCTGGAGCAGACCATCAAGG ACTGGAAGCAGAAGAAGCTGAAGGGCAGCCGGGCCGTGTCTCTGGCCTCCTATAAGGGTCTGGCTGAGGTGGCCATCAGGTGCATGTGTGAGCTGCTGGTGGCGCTATCGCACTTCAACTTCCACAACAACATCATCGTGGTGGTGGTGGCGCTCATGAGCGAACCCTGCAGAAAG GTGTCTGAAATGTGCTGTGAGGCCGTCAAGAAGCTCCTGAGGCAGGACAAGCTGGGTCAGGCCTCACTGGCCACGGTGAGGGTCATCTCAGGCATGGTCAAGGGCCGGAACTACAACGTCAAACCTGAG GTGATGAAGACGTTACTCTGTCTGAGGATAAAGGAAGTAGAAATGAAGAGAGACACGGAGGACCTGACGCCCAAGCAGAAGACCATGAACTTCCaagagaagaagaaaaacctGTCCAGGATGCAGCGCAAG TGGAGGAAAGCTGAAGAGAAGCTGCAGAAAGAGCTGCTGGAGGCCGAGGCGTCCGAGAGTAAAGACAAGAAGATCAAACTA CACACCGAGACCCTGAACATGGTGTTCCTCATGTACTTCAGGATCCTGAAGAAAGCTCAGAAGTCCGCCCTGCTCCCCTGCGTTTTAGAAGGGCTCGCAAA GTTCGCTCATCTTATTAATCTGGAGTTTTTTGACGATCTGCTGTCGGTTCTTCATGGATTAATCACGTCTGGA gatttgTCGTACCGTGAGAGTCTCCACTGCATCCTGACCGCCTTCCACATTCTCTCAGGTCAAG GCGAAGTGTTAAACATCGACCCCCTGAACTTCTACACCCACCTGTACAGAACCCTGCTGACGCTGCACGCGG gaGCGTCGAACGAGGACACGTCCATCGCGCTGCAGTGTGTGGACGTGATGCTGAGCAAACGCAGGAAGCAGGTCACGCTGAACAGAGCGCTCGCCTTCGTTAAGAGGCTCAACACGCTCGCCCTGCACGTCGTGCCCGACGCCGGCGTGGGCATCCTGGCGGCTAACCGAGCGCTAGTGCAC ACGTTCCCTAAGTGTGACATCCTGCTGGATAACGACATGCAGGGCAGCGGCGTGTACCTGCCCGAGCTGGACGAGCCCGAGTACTGCCACCCACAGAGTACCTGCTTATGGGAGCTGCACACGCTTAAG agaCATTACCACCCCATGGTGAGGAAATTCGCCTCTCATCTCTTGGTTGGAGCTCCAAGTGAAGGATTTGGTGCTCTCAGCTTAGAATTAAGCAGAAG ATCACCGGTGCAGCTCTTTGAAGATTACAGTGTAAAGGACATGACCTTTAACCCACCGGTTGCAGCATCGTCATCAAGAAAGAAG GAACGTTTCACCATCGGTGATGCCTTCCTGGATCCGGGGCTGAAGCAGCAGATGGACGCGGCTCTCGGGCGGGGCGACGGCTCACCGCTGGACTTCGCCGCTCACCTGGCGCCGGCGTGA